In the genome of Paraburkholderia caribensis, the window GTCGCCGCCTGTGCTCGGCACACTGCCTGTCATCGGCGAGCCGGTATTCGGTCAGGTGTGGCTGCTGTATGCGGGACTGGCGGTGCTGATCGCTACCTACGTGGTGATGCGTCACACCGCATTGGGCGTCGCGCTGCACGCAACAGGTGTCGCACCCCGCGCCGTCGATCAGTCGGGCCTCGGCGTCGCGCGGATTCGCTACGGCGCGGTGGTGTTCTCGGGCGTGATGTCGGCAGCGGCGGGCTGCTTCATCTCGATCGGCGACATCCACACCTTCACGGAAGGCATGACCAACGGCGCGGGCTATCTGGCCATTGCGGCGATCATCTTCGGCAACTGGAAGGTGGGGCGCACCGCGCTCGCGTGCCTGCTGTTCGGCGCAGCGACGGCGATGCAGTTTCAGTTGCCGATGTTCGGCCTGCATGTGCCGACGGCCTTGCTCATCATGCTGCCGTACCTGCTCGCGCTCGTGGCCGTCGCCGGACTGATCGGCAGGCAATCCGCGCCACCCGCGCTCACCCAGCCGTTCAGGCGCTGAGCGCGCGAGCGCCGGGGCGCGGCGGAGTACCATAACGATACGCCGCGCCATTGTTCATCCATACATCGACACCATGCCACGCAACGCCCCTGCATCAAGCGCACCCGCCCGAGCGGCGAAGGACGAGCCCACGCGCCGCCAGCAACTTGCGGCAAAGACGCGCGAGCGCATCTTCCGCATCGCCATCAAGGAGTTCGCCGACAAGGGCTTCAGCGGCGCGCGGGTGGAGGGCATTGCGAGTCGCGCCAAGGTCAATATCCGGATGATCTATCACTACTTCGGCGGCAAGGAGATGCTGTATGTCGAAGTGCTGGAGCATGTGCTCGCGAAGCTGCGCGAAGCGGAGCTGGCCGTCGAGCTGGATGAAAAGACCGTCGACCCCGCAGCAGGCATCTTGCGGCTTTACGATTTCACGGAAGGGCACTTTTCCGCGCACCCCGAGTTGCTTTGTCTGCTTTCGTGGGAAAACCTGAACCGGGCGCGTTACCTGAAACGCTCGAAGGTCATTCCTGCGATGTCGTCGCCCGTGCTCGACAAGCTGCGCACCCTGATCGAACGCGGCGAGGCTGCTGGCGAGTTGCGCGAGGGCATCGACCCGCTGCATATGTACGTGACGCTCGTGAGTCTCGCGTATTTTCACAAGTCCAATGCGTACACGCTCTCACGCATGTTCGACACCGAGATGCTCGCGCCTTCATGGCAGGCCGCGCACAAGGCGCAGGCGCACGAACTCGTGCGCGCGTTTCTGACGGGCGCGCGCGTGCCTGAACTCGCGGCGCACATCTGATTTGCCGATAAAGCGCCGCGCAACGCCGCGCGGCGCGTCAACCCGCAGTCGCCCGCTTGCGTGCGAGCGCTCTCGCGACCAGCAATCCGCCCACCATCACCGCGAGCGAGATCAATGTCGTCATCGTGCCGAGCGCGTAAATGACGGGCGTGGTCACCGATGTCGTCAAGCCCTGCAGTTCGAGCGGCAGCGTGTTCTGGTCGCCGATTGCCTGCGACGTGCGCGCGATCTCATCCCACGACAGCGTGAAGCCGAACATCGCGACGCCGATCACAGAAGGCCCGATGATGGGCAGCACGACATTGCGGAACGATTGCCACGGCGATGCGCCCAGATCGCGCGCCGCTTCTTCGAAGGCGGGATTGAAGCGGTTGAATACGGCGAACATCACGAGCAGGCCGAACGGCAGCGTCCACGTCAGATGCGCGCCGA includes:
- a CDS encoding ABC transporter permease translates to MNLELLAVFAGASVRLAAPMMLASTGELVSERAGVLNMSVEGMMLTGAFLGATFSWLTGNPSVGLLCGMLGVIPLALLQAFLSVTMRANQIVTGIGINILALGGTTLAYREIFGERSSAVIPGLAHWSPPVLGTLPVIGEPVFGQVWLLYAGLAVLIATYVVMRHTALGVALHATGVAPRAVDQSGLGVARIRYGAVVFSGVMSAAAGCFISIGDIHTFTEGMTNGAGYLAIAAIIFGNWKVGRTALACLLFGAATAMQFQLPMFGLHVPTALLIMLPYLLALVAVAGLIGRQSAPPALTQPFRR
- a CDS encoding TetR family transcriptional regulator is translated as MPRNAPASSAPARAAKDEPTRRQQLAAKTRERIFRIAIKEFADKGFSGARVEGIASRAKVNIRMIYHYFGGKEMLYVEVLEHVLAKLREAELAVELDEKTVDPAAGILRLYDFTEGHFSAHPELLCLLSWENLNRARYLKRSKVIPAMSSPVLDKLRTLIERGEAAGELREGIDPLHMYVTLVSLAYFHKSNAYTLSRMFDTEMLAPSWQAAHKAQAHELVRAFLTGARVPELAAHI